TATACCCAGTTAAATACAGAAAGAAACGCCCACTTTTCACTTTTACCGCAAGGGTGTAAAATGGCGTGCCAGTAGTTTAGTATTTCCGGCACCTTTTCCACGTACCAACTTGGTTACACGGAGATGAGGGCATTAGCCGGCGATGACAGGCGCCGGCACTTTTGATCCAAGAGTGGCTTGCGTTCAAGGGGGGCCAGGCCAATGCCGCGGAGTCACCACCAGGCCACCCCCTCACTCAGTTTATTCGTCGCGGATAACACGAGTTCGTAGCGAAAAGCCGTGAGAAAAGTGGGGGTATAATATGATTGCGGCCACCCAAATGAACTCGTGCCGGCGAGGGCACGGTGCCGTTGCGCTCATATCGATTTGCGATAGCTTGGACAGTTGACAATATAGTAGAATATTATCGATTACATTGACTAGACACTCCACTAAGAAATCAGATAGGGGGAAATCGATCCAGATTAGCCAATAGATTTTTCGCATTTGTAGCTATCGGCTTGCTCTGTTCGAGCTAATGGTGACAGAACATCCTTATCATTTCACTGGTACTAAGAACCTGGGTTCACCTTTTCGGTCGGAaagaccgaaatttcggtgatttttttcgttttcggtgAACACCGGGATACGAATTTCGGTCCGGAAAGTTTGTGATTtcgatttcaaattcaaaagtaTGAAAGTCAAACTTTGGTCAAAAAACGAAATTCGCTACAGTGAAAACGAAATTGTGAACCCCTGCTAAGAACTAGATATAGGACGCCTCATCACTTCCATGACTTTAGTGTTAAAGGTTGCCAATGCCTAGAGTAACCTCAATTTTTCGTCGACTGGATACAAAAAATCATGACCTACAATTTTGTCAGGTGTATGAGCTAACTATACATTAAATAACCGAGCAGAGAAACATGTGTTTCAGAAGGCTACTCCGAAAAGGGTATCTGCTTGTTTCATGGTAACCTGGAGAGCTGATCTTTATGGGGGTCACTGGGAACAAACACCGGAAGCTGGTGCGGCCGAGGCCCGGCAGACCGTTGGCTAGAACCCCCGGGGTCTCTGAAACTTCTCGCTGCAGGATCTGTAATCAGAGGTCCGCCAAAGAATATGGACTGCCCGGTGTACAGAAGGTCAGGACGGCCTGAGCGAGAGCTGGATCCCTGGTTTGCCTGAGCGGACACGAACCTGCCTGCTTCCTGATCCCAGTAAACAGATGACCGCAAAGATCTTTCTGCTTGTGGTGGGGGGTAGGACCTCCTAGCGTTGCTGGTTTCGGTGACAGGCACTTCATTGACGCTGGCTTTCGCTGAGAATGGAGACCTGTTTGCTGATGTCTGATAGATTGGGTTGAAATGCTTGGAGGGATGGTGCTCGGCTAACGGAGTTGGAGTACGTGAGTTGCTCTGGAAGCTGCTCGGTGTCCGAGGATACAGCTCGATGTCATCTGCACTTGCTCTGCTGGGTGGATAAGAGGGCCTGTACTGTGAATTACCGCCAGACAGAGGATATCTGTGGTGCCCAGTATCAGCACTTATGACACTGCTTCTGCTGCTTAGGTTATCACTGTCTGCCTCATACTGATTGCGGGTATTGATAGGTTTCAGCACCGATGAAGAGGCTCTTGCTTTTGCTGCTGCTTTCATGGCCTCATTCGAGTCCAACTTTGCAAGCTTCCACGCACTGATGCGGACAGGACGTTTAGGATGATTTTTGGCTCTTTCAGCGGGGTCTGTCGTATCAGGATCAACAGTTGAAGGAACTCGTCCAGGTTCCAGGTGTGGGATGATTTCATCCTGCGATGTGATGCAGACAGGATCAAATATATGCATGATGACTCGCTAAGAAAAAGATGGGTGCAATTTAGAAATGCAGACAACTGTGACAGGCAGAAACAGCACCACTTTTGATAGATTATCTTAGAACACTGTGAATTTCTGGTAAGATTTGTTAGATTTGTTGAAGTTGAAAGAATAGACTGCACTGAAAACTGTGGTGCCTTCAATTATAGAACATAAACACAAGACAATGATACCAAGGAAAGTTGAGATGGCCCAGAAATACTTCACATACAATACTCACCTGATCAATGAAGATACGAGGGGGAGTGCACCATGCGCCTTTGTAGTGTCGTGCAAACGAGCTCCCACTAAAAGCAGTTGGTGCAGAACTCATTGGAGAAGATGCCAAGCTCTGCTGATCATCATGGACAGAAGGTCCAGGCGGATCACTCTGAGCCCTCATGGCCACAACATATTCATAAGTAGTGATGCCCTGCAAAAAGTGGCGCAACACAGTACATGTTCACATGTTGCGTTCCTGGAAAGACCCCCAAAAGTAGGGCAAAAATAATGACAAGTGATGAAGTCACTAACCTTCCGGATCAATATCATATGGAAGAAAAATAGCTCTCCTAGCGGCACTGAAGCAAGCATCGAAAGAGCTGTACCCAGGGCCTGGAGTCAGAGAGGTTTCTTGGTCAAGATCCTGATAGCTTGACCATACCGTGTAACAAACCTCAAACAATTAAGTATTGTAGAGTCATCAACAGTCAAATGGGTACAAATTGATGTGTATAGTACACAATTGAAGGGTTTCAGCTATGATATATTTATCCCTCTGTAGTTCATGTGCACACAATTGATGTGAaccttgtatttattttcagcTAAAATATAAACCTCAATAGACTAAAGATTAAGC
This sequence is a window from Panicum virgatum strain AP13 chromosome 7K, P.virgatum_v5, whole genome shotgun sequence. Protein-coding genes within it:
- the LOC120641578 gene encoding protein S-acyltransferase 21-like, whose translation is MARRHGWQLPAHTLQVVAITVYFLLCIAFYAFFSPFLGKDVYQYITVGVYSLLALAVLILYVRCTAIDPADPGILISMDGALIYKSEAHTHAQDEGVKSELRNSEDIPKHKSCLGRFCFCCAVFTIEDCRKEDEVNQEDYGEEALFCTLCDTEVRKHSKHCRSCDKCVDGFDHHCRWLNNCVGRKNYITFLCLMAVSLAWLAVECGVGIAVFVRCFTDKTAIEDQIGEKLGYGLSRAPFATIVALGTALSMLASVPLGELFFFHMILIRKGITTYEYVVAMRAQSDPPGPSVHDDQQSLASSPMSSAPTAFSGSSFARHYKGAWCTPPRIFIDQDEIIPHLEPGRVPSTVDPDTTDPAERAKNHPKRPVRISAWKLAKLDSNEAMKAAAKARASSSVLKPINTRNQYEADSDNLSSRSSVISADTGHHRYPLSGGNSQYRPSYPPSRASADDIELYPRTPSSFQSNSRTPTPLAEHHPSKHFNPIYQTSANRSPFSAKASVNEVPVTETSNARRSYPPPQAERSLRSSVYWDQEAGRFVSAQANQGSSSRSGRPDLLYTGQSIFFGGPLITDPAARSFRDPGGSSQRSAGPRPHQLPVFVPSDPHKDQLSRLP